Proteins from one Zavarzinia compransoris genomic window:
- a CDS encoding DUF6065 family protein — protein sequence MTMDLTCYTYEGWAPRLRPASHKRDWMEATPERFAYRCLPLAIANAHGWEVLSPVGFAARWTGGPGVEAVEIRPDPGADPQRLPVSLFGHGTVTFHVEGLFRTPPGWNLWVGGAPNAAKDGIAPLGGVIETDWSPYTFTMNWRFTRPGHWIRFEENEPFCFLFPVERNALTATEARLRPIDEVPELKQAFETWSRSRDAFQKWVDETKPTAPADKWQKLYYRGVGPDEAPGPADHVSKLRLPPFVQADGRACPHYQQAAAAAPPPPPPEPAAPAPDPAIDLALRRRDWIMQVAERQRLLSPAEAVPRIWRPSANEFLENFYAPSRPVVIEGAMEGWPALARWTPDYLARTVGAAPVTFQGDRDGDGDFELYKDNHARTLPFDQFIARIAGHRGNDAYLTAYNSAANREALRPLENDLGYLDDFLTRQHGMIWIGPAGTFTPLHFDLTNNLLAQVVGRKVITLLPPSETPRLANTRHVFSDVHDVGDVERLKLYPDARFAARVEVTLSPGELLYIPVGWWHQVRSLDFSVMLTYTNFHWANDAYVDFPAA from the coding sequence ATGACCATGGACTTGACCTGCTATACCTACGAGGGATGGGCGCCGCGCCTGCGGCCGGCCTCGCACAAGCGCGACTGGATGGAGGCGACGCCGGAGCGATTCGCCTATCGCTGCCTGCCCCTGGCGATCGCCAATGCCCATGGCTGGGAGGTGCTGAGCCCGGTCGGCTTCGCCGCCCGCTGGACCGGCGGCCCGGGGGTGGAGGCGGTCGAGATCAGGCCGGACCCCGGCGCCGATCCGCAGCGCCTGCCGGTCTCCCTGTTCGGCCACGGCACGGTCACCTTCCATGTCGAGGGCCTGTTCCGGACACCGCCGGGCTGGAATCTCTGGGTCGGCGGGGCGCCGAACGCGGCGAAAGACGGTATCGCGCCCCTCGGCGGCGTGATCGAGACCGACTGGTCGCCCTATACGTTCACCATGAACTGGCGCTTCACCCGGCCGGGCCATTGGATCCGCTTCGAGGAGAACGAGCCCTTCTGCTTCCTTTTCCCCGTCGAACGCAATGCCTTGACCGCGACCGAGGCGCGCCTCCGCCCGATCGACGAGGTGCCCGAGCTGAAACAGGCTTTCGAGACCTGGAGCCGGTCGCGCGACGCCTTCCAGAAATGGGTCGACGAGACCAAGCCCACCGCCCCGGCCGACAAATGGCAGAAGCTCTATTACCGCGGCGTCGGGCCGGACGAGGCGCCGGGGCCGGCCGACCATGTCTCGAAACTGCGCCTGCCGCCCTTCGTGCAGGCGGACGGCCGCGCCTGTCCCCATTACCAGCAGGCCGCCGCCGCCGCGCCGCCGCCCCCGCCGCCCGAGCCGGCGGCCCCCGCGCCCGATCCGGCCATCGATCTCGCGCTGCGCCGGCGCGACTGGATCATGCAGGTGGCGGAGCGCCAGCGCCTGCTGTCGCCGGCGGAAGCGGTGCCGCGCATCTGGCGGCCGTCGGCCAATGAATTCCTGGAGAATTTCTACGCCCCCTCGCGCCCGGTGGTGATCGAGGGCGCGATGGAGGGCTGGCCCGCCCTGGCGCGCTGGACGCCGGATTATCTGGCAAGGACGGTCGGCGCCGCCCCGGTCACCTTCCAGGGCGACCGGGACGGAGACGGCGATTTCGAACTCTACAAGGACAATCACGCCCGCACCCTGCCGTTCGACCAATTCATCGCCAGAATCGCCGGGCATAGGGGCAACGACGCCTATCTGACCGCCTATAACAGCGCGGCCAACCGGGAGGCCCTGCGCCCGCTGGAGAATGATCTCGGCTATCTCGACGACTTCCTGACCCGGCAGCACGGCATGATCTGGATCGGCCCCGCCGGCACCTTCACGCCGCTGCATTTCGACCTGACCAACAACCTGCTGGCCCAGGTCGTCGGGCGGAAGGTGATCACCCTGCTGCCGCCGTCGGAAACCCCGCGCCTGGCCAATACCCGCCACGTCTTCAGCGACGTTCATGACGTCGGCGATGTCGAACGGCTGAAGCTCTATCCCGACGCCCGCTTCGCGGCGCGGGTGGAGGTGACGCTCAGCCCGGGCGAATTGCTCTATATCCCGGTCGGCTGGTGGCATCAGGTGCGCTCGCTCGATTTCAGCGTGATGCTGACCTACACCAATTTCCATTGGGCGAACGATGCCTATGTCGATTTCCCCGCCGCCTGA
- a CDS encoding MOSC domain-containing protein — protein MTVAITHLLTGRLAPLGPRAVPSGIDKQPVDGPRRLTRTGFAGDAQGDLRHHGGPDKAVHHYPFDHYAAWAADLGPLPRLGRAGAFGENLSSLGLTEAGVAVGDVFRLGGAVLEVSQGRQPCWKLNLRFGVADMARRVQASGRTGWYYRVIEDGMVAPGDALALLDRRAPAWSLTRLWRILYVDVLDRDELAAMAAEPLLPAGWRHYAEKRLAAGAVEDWRSRLEG, from the coding sequence ATGACCGTTGCGATCACCCACCTGCTGACCGGCCGCCTCGCCCCCCTCGGCCCCCGCGCGGTGCCGAGCGGGATCGACAAGCAGCCGGTGGACGGCCCCCGCCGGCTGACCCGGACCGGCTTCGCCGGCGATGCCCAGGGCGATCTCCGCCACCACGGCGGGCCGGACAAGGCCGTGCATCACTATCCGTTCGATCATTATGCCGCCTGGGCCGCCGACCTCGGCCCCCTGCCCCGCCTGGGCCGGGCCGGCGCCTTCGGTGAAAACCTGTCCAGCCTCGGGCTGACCGAGGCCGGGGTCGCGGTCGGCGACGTCTTCCGCCTGGGCGGCGCCGTGCTCGAAGTCTCCCAAGGGCGGCAGCCGTGCTGGAAGCTGAACCTCCGCTTCGGCGTCGCCGACATGGCCCGCCGGGTCCAGGCGAGCGGGCGCACCGGCTGGTATTACCGGGTGATCGAGGACGGCATGGTCGCGCCGGGCGATGCCCTGGCCCTGCTCGACCGCCGGGCACCCGCCTGGTCGCTGACCCGGCTCTGGCGCATTCTCTATGTCGACGTCCTCGACCGGGACGAGCTGGCGGCCATGGCCGCGGAACCCCTGCTGCCCGCGGGCTGGCGGCATTATGCCGAGAAGCGCCTGGCCGCCGGCGCGGTCGAGGACTGGCGCTCGCGGCTGGAGGGTTAA
- a CDS encoding D-arabinono-1,4-lactone oxidase — MTAPWRNWSGLQAAQPALRFAPREESGIVAAVREAGNRGLSLRAVGAGHSFTPLCVTGGAQIHLGGHAGLVAVEGRQATVRAGTTIRALGPLLRERGLNLANQGDIDAQAIAGAVGTGTHGTGVARGCLSSQVAALRLVTASGEIVECSADREPDVFQAARVALGTVGILSTLTLDCLPAYRLRETRRIADLDDVIAGFEAEAADHTHAEFFWFPLAERAVVKRLDATTEAPSGGRRFRDWKEMVLENGALFLFGRASRLLPALAAPLARLSTAAGGGGGYADHAELVFPSPRLVRFNEMEYAVPADRGPDCIAEIRAWFRRTGTRVYFPIEYRRVAADDIWLSPFQGRDSATIAVHRLAGEDFAPYFAAMEAIFANHRGRPHWGKLHGLKARQLADLYPDWGRFHDLRRRLDPAGLFLNEYLRGLFEA; from the coding sequence GTGACCGCGCCCTGGCGCAACTGGTCGGGCTTGCAGGCGGCGCAGCCGGCGCTGCGCTTCGCTCCCCGGGAAGAAAGCGGCATCGTCGCCGCCGTGCGCGAGGCCGGCAACCGCGGCCTGAGCCTGCGGGCGGTCGGCGCCGGCCATTCCTTCACGCCGCTGTGCGTGACCGGCGGTGCCCAGATCCATCTCGGCGGCCATGCCGGGCTGGTCGCGGTCGAGGGGCGGCAGGCCACGGTCAGGGCCGGCACCACCATCCGCGCCCTCGGCCCCTTGCTGCGGGAACGGGGGCTCAACCTTGCCAACCAGGGCGACATCGACGCCCAGGCGATCGCCGGCGCGGTCGGCACCGGCACCCATGGCACCGGGGTGGCGCGCGGCTGCCTGTCGTCCCAGGTGGCGGCGCTTCGCCTCGTCACCGCGAGCGGCGAGATCGTCGAGTGCAGCGCCGACCGGGAACCGGATGTGTTCCAGGCGGCGCGGGTGGCGCTCGGCACCGTCGGCATCCTCTCGACCCTGACGCTCGACTGCCTGCCGGCCTATCGATTGCGCGAGACCCGGCGCATCGCCGATCTCGACGACGTCATCGCCGGCTTTGAGGCCGAGGCGGCGGACCACACCCATGCGGAATTCTTCTGGTTTCCGCTGGCCGAGCGGGCGGTGGTGAAGCGGCTGGACGCGACCACCGAAGCGCCCAGCGGCGGGCGCCGCTTCCGCGACTGGAAGGAGATGGTGCTCGAGAACGGCGCGCTGTTCCTGTTCGGGCGGGCGTCGCGCCTTCTGCCGGCCCTGGCGGCGCCGCTGGCCCGGCTGTCGACGGCGGCCGGCGGGGGCGGGGGCTATGCCGATCACGCCGAGCTTGTCTTTCCCTCGCCCCGCCTGGTCCGTTTCAACGAGATGGAATATGCCGTGCCGGCCGACCGGGGGCCCGACTGCATCGCCGAGATCCGCGCCTGGTTCCGCCGCACCGGCACCAGGGTCTATTTCCCCATCGAATACCGGCGGGTGGCGGCGGACGATATCTGGCTCAGCCCGTTCCAGGGCCGGGACAGCGCGACCATCGCCGTCCACCGCCTGGCGGGGGAGGATTTCGCGCCCTATTTCGCCGCCATGGAGGCGATCTTCGCCAATCACCGCGGCCGGCCCCATTGGGGCAAGCTGCACGGCCTGAAGGCCCGCCAACTTGCCGATCTCTATCCCGACTGGGGCCGGTTCCACGACCTCCGCCGGCGCCTGGACCCGGCGGGCCTGTTCCTGAACGAATACCTGCGCGGCCTGTTCGAGGCTTGA
- a CDS encoding ABC transporter ATP-binding protein, producing the protein MIDVDGLSFEYPAKRALDGVGFHIGPGTVTALVGPNGAGKTTLLRCLATLELPYAGRVLLGGIDTAEEPRRARRLLGFLDEFFGLYDELTVLQCLQYWAGAHGLEGDVTVAARDAAARLGLADRLEERAGSLSRGLRQRLAIAQVIIHKPRILLMDEPASGLDPEARAGLADLIRSLQADGMTIVVSSHILVELADYSTHMLIVDKGRVIDHSPIGGAERGAARLARRLRLVLARPVAAAALAGLSVGPLDLDGEGAAVFDFAGSLDDQAALLRDLVARGLPVAALAEDHTSLQDQYIEKLKASRP; encoded by the coding sequence ATGATCGACGTTGACGGCCTGAGTTTCGAATATCCGGCCAAACGGGCCCTGGACGGGGTCGGCTTCCATATCGGGCCCGGCACGGTGACCGCCCTGGTCGGGCCGAACGGCGCCGGCAAGACCACGCTGCTGCGCTGCCTCGCCACGCTCGAACTGCCCTACGCCGGGCGGGTGCTGCTGGGTGGCATCGACACCGCGGAGGAGCCGCGCCGGGCCCGCCGGCTGCTCGGCTTTCTCGACGAATTCTTCGGCCTCTACGACGAATTGACCGTCCTGCAATGCCTGCAATATTGGGCCGGCGCCCACGGCCTCGAAGGCGACGTGACGGTGGCGGCCCGGGATGCGGCGGCGCGCCTCGGCCTGGCCGACCGGCTGGAGGAGCGGGCGGGCAGCCTCTCGCGCGGGTTGCGCCAGCGTCTCGCCATCGCCCAGGTGATCATTCACAAGCCCCGTATCCTGCTGATGGACGAGCCGGCCTCCGGCCTCGATCCGGAGGCGCGGGCGGGCCTGGCCGACCTGATCCGCAGCTTGCAGGCGGACGGCATGACCATCGTCGTCTCGTCCCACATCCTGGTCGAACTGGCCGATTATTCGACCCATATGCTGATCGTCGACAAGGGCCGGGTGATCGACCACAGCCCGATCGGCGGCGCGGAGCGGGGGGCGGCCCGGCTGGCCCGGCGCCTGCGCCTGGTGCTGGCCCGGCCGGTCGCGGCGGCGGCGCTCGCGGGGCTTTCCGTCGGCCCCCTCGACCTCGACGGGGAGGGCGCCGCGGTCTTCGATTTCGCCGGCAGCCTGGACGATCAGGCGGCGCTGCTGCGCGACCTCGTCGCCCGCGGCCTTCCGGTCGCCGCCCTGGCCGAAGACCACACCAGCCTCCAGGACCAATATATCGAGAAACTGAAGGCGTCCCGGCCATGA
- a CDS encoding saccharopine dehydrogenase family protein — MTGRILLYGATGYTGRLIAEQAAGRGLDIVLAGRDAASVAKVAAPLGLPHGAAALDDAAGLDRLLAGVAVVLHVAGPFSATSRPMVEACLRNRVHYLDITGEIAVFEHCAAMGAKAAAAGIMLMPGVGFDVVPSDCLAAHAARRLPGATRLTLAMSGLNAMSRGTAKTSIESVAKGTAVRRGGRLTEVDTVPRRRFDFGKGPVDGIGVSWGDVSTAYHTTGIPDIDVYFETTPELARIMGLPRFVRKLMGTAPLQALLKKAVDRMPAGPGAEHRKTARALLLAEVEDADGRLLRSRLEVIEPYALTVETALLIAGKAAAGAVRPGFGTPAGVYGPDLILEIPGSRRDDLNA; from the coding sequence ATGACCGGCCGCATCCTGCTTTACGGCGCCACCGGCTATACCGGCCGCCTGATCGCCGAACAGGCCGCCGGGCGCGGGCTGGATATCGTGCTCGCCGGGCGCGATGCCGCGTCGGTCGCCAAGGTGGCGGCGCCCCTCGGCCTGCCCCATGGCGCCGCGGCGCTGGACGATGCGGCCGGCCTCGACCGCCTGCTGGCCGGCGTGGCGGTCGTCCTCCATGTCGCCGGGCCGTTTTCCGCCACCAGCCGGCCCATGGTCGAGGCCTGCCTCCGCAACCGGGTGCATTACCTCGACATCACGGGCGAGATCGCGGTCTTCGAGCATTGCGCGGCCATGGGCGCCAAGGCGGCGGCGGCCGGGATCATGCTGATGCCGGGGGTCGGCTTCGACGTGGTGCCGTCCGATTGCCTGGCCGCCCATGCCGCCCGCCGCCTGCCCGGGGCGACGCGCCTGACCCTGGCCATGAGCGGGCTGAACGCCATGTCGCGCGGCACCGCCAAGACCTCGATCGAATCGGTGGCCAAGGGCACGGCGGTGCGCCGCGGCGGCCGGCTGACCGAGGTCGACACCGTGCCGCGCCGGCGCTTCGACTTCGGCAAGGGCCCGGTCGACGGCATCGGCGTATCCTGGGGCGACGTCTCGACCGCCTATCACACCACCGGCATTCCGGACATCGACGTCTATTTCGAGACGACGCCCGAGCTTGCCCGGATCATGGGCCTGCCGCGCTTCGTGCGGAAACTCATGGGCACCGCCCCGCTCCAGGCCCTGCTGAAGAAGGCGGTGGACCGCATGCCCGCGGGCCCCGGCGCCGAGCACCGCAAGACCGCCCGCGCCCTGCTGCTGGCCGAGGTGGAGGATGCGGACGGCAGGCTGCTGCGCAGCCGGCTCGAGGTCATCGAACCCTATGCCCTGACGGTCGAAACCGCCCTGCTCATCGCCGGCAAGGCGGCGGCGGGGGCTGTCCGGCCAGGCTTCGGCACGCCCGCCGGGGTCTATGGCCCGGACCTGATCCTGGAGATTCCGGGCAGCCGGCGGGACGACCTGAATGCCTGA
- a CDS encoding flavin reductase family protein, with protein MTTTSFDFADLSGREQYRLLIGMVVPRPIAWVTSLDAAGGVNAAPFSFFNMLASEPPIVGLGIGRRPDGSPKDTARNIRERGEFTVNIVSNVLVEAMTVTATPFPPGISELAEAGLTAAPGLRIATPRIQEARAALECRLYQDLALPTGNSIFLGEVVAVHVDTCLLNGRGHVDPHGLDAVGRMGGDAYATTRYLFDLARIDLDNWQATHDPGTRRPHPAWAPRAEKNGKKG; from the coding sequence GTGACCACCACCAGTTTCGACTTCGCGGATCTTTCCGGCCGCGAGCAGTACCGCCTTCTCATCGGCATGGTGGTGCCCCGCCCCATCGCCTGGGTGACCAGCCTCGACGCCGCGGGCGGGGTCAATGCCGCCCCCTTCAGCTTCTTCAACATGCTGGCTTCGGAGCCGCCGATCGTCGGTCTCGGCATCGGCCGGCGCCCGGACGGCAGCCCCAAGGACACCGCCCGCAATATCCGCGAACGGGGCGAATTCACCGTCAACATCGTCTCGAACGTGCTGGTCGAGGCGATGACCGTCACCGCCACCCCCTTCCCGCCCGGCATCAGCGAATTGGCCGAGGCGGGGCTGACCGCCGCCCCCGGCCTGCGCATCGCGACACCGCGCATCCAGGAGGCGCGGGCCGCCCTCGAATGCCGGCTCTACCAGGACCTCGCCCTGCCCACGGGCAACAGCATCTTCCTGGGCGAAGTGGTGGCGGTCCATGTCGACACCTGCCTGCTGAACGGCCGCGGCCATGTCGATCCCCATGGGCTCGACGCGGTCGGGCGCATGGGCGGCGATGCCTATGCCACCACGCGCTACCTGTTCGACCTCGCGCGCATCGATCTCGACAATTGGCAGGCCACCCATGATCCCGGGACGCGGCGCCCGCACCCGGCCTGGGCCCCCCGCGCCGAGAAGAACGGCAAGAAGGGCTGA